One window from the genome of Candidatus Zixiibacteriota bacterium encodes:
- a CDS encoding S8 family serine peptidase, giving the protein MKRLGIFGAMQVFSAFIVVVALFSLASAADDLRIGQSCASPGGESYAPGEIVVKFKDGVSKQQAASVQAALGTSVISTNERIGFQQLRIPADKTVEEMVAAFSSRPDVEYAEPNYIAKAFFTPNDPYYSYQWHMPLINMPAAWDQSTGIPSVVVAVIDCGVAYETYGAFTQAPDLAGTSFVPGYDFVNNDAHPNDDCGHGTHVAGTVAQTTNNSLGVTGVAFNCSIMPVKVLDASGSGTYTAIANGIIFAADNGAEVINMSLGGPSTSTTLQDAVIYAYNAGVTIVCAAGNAGTSAPQYPAAYTQCISVSAVRYDKTYTWYTSYGTTVDICAPGGDLNVDQNADGYVDGVLQQTHDGVNYGTFSYYFYEGTSMASPHVAGVAALLISKAGGSMTPDAVRAALQNTAMDLGTAGWDQYYGYGLVDANAALLTVGNNPPVAAFSGTPTSGYAPLAVTFTDASTNGPTSWSWDFGDGGTSTLQNPSHTYTTAGTYTVSLTATNAYGSDSEVKVGYITVTNPPTNPPVAAFSGTPTSGTIPLTVVFTDASTNGPTSWSWDFGDGGTSTLQNPSHTYTTAGTYTVTLTATNAYGSDVETKLNYITVTSAPAWTVITYDDFEAGMGSYRDGGADMARYTGATYAHQGIAAADIQDNSGVASSFYHTLGYNVTGYATLEVEFWFRAVSMESGEDFWVQFFDGSVWRTVAALRSGTEFVNGYFYNVIVTISNSQYTFPANAKLRFMCDASANADDVYIDEIEFRGSTAAGGAALQMTQGQEQSLPDGFTLSQNYPNPFNPTTDISFTLPAPGNVLLEVYNLLGQRVTVLADGSYGPGQHVVTWNGRNDAGVTVSSGVYFYRMVFGERVETKKMLMLK; this is encoded by the coding sequence ATGAAGAGGTTGGGAATCTTTGGGGCAATGCAAGTATTCTCTGCGTTCATTGTCGTTGTTGCTTTATTCAGTCTCGCATCCGCTGCCGACGATCTTCGCATTGGACAGTCCTGCGCCAGCCCAGGCGGTGAGAGCTACGCTCCGGGCGAGATCGTTGTGAAATTCAAAGATGGGGTGAGCAAACAGCAAGCCGCTTCGGTTCAAGCAGCGCTTGGCACCTCGGTTATTTCAACCAACGAGAGAATCGGATTCCAGCAGCTCCGCATCCCGGCTGACAAAACAGTCGAAGAGATGGTTGCGGCTTTCAGCAGCCGACCTGATGTTGAATACGCCGAGCCGAACTATATCGCCAAAGCGTTCTTCACTCCGAATGATCCGTACTATTCGTACCAGTGGCACATGCCTCTGATAAACATGCCGGCTGCCTGGGATCAATCGACCGGTATCCCCAGTGTGGTCGTGGCGGTTATCGACTGTGGAGTGGCGTACGAAACCTACGGCGCCTTCACCCAGGCTCCGGATCTCGCCGGTACGAGTTTCGTACCCGGCTACGACTTTGTTAACAACGATGCCCACCCGAACGATGACTGCGGCCACGGCACCCACGTGGCCGGCACCGTCGCTCAGACGACCAACAACAGCCTCGGCGTGACCGGTGTCGCCTTCAACTGCAGCATCATGCCGGTGAAGGTTCTTGATGCCTCCGGCAGCGGCACGTATACCGCCATCGCCAACGGTATCATCTTCGCGGCTGACAACGGTGCCGAAGTGATCAACATGAGTCTGGGCGGACCTTCGACCTCCACAACGTTGCAGGACGCCGTTATCTACGCGTACAACGCTGGGGTCACCATTGTCTGCGCCGCCGGTAACGCCGGCACTTCCGCCCCGCAGTATCCGGCAGCCTATACCCAGTGTATCTCGGTGTCGGCTGTTCGTTATGACAAAACCTATACCTGGTACACCAGTTATGGCACGACCGTCGACATTTGTGCTCCGGGAGGAGACTTGAATGTCGACCAGAATGCTGACGGGTATGTCGACGGTGTCCTGCAGCAGACCCACGACGGGGTCAACTACGGGACGTTCTCTTATTACTTCTACGAAGGTACCTCCATGGCCAGTCCGCACGTCGCGGGCGTGGCCGCCCTTTTGATTTCGAAGGCCGGCGGCAGCATGACCCCTGATGCCGTCCGGGCAGCGTTGCAGAATACCGCAATGGACCTCGGCACCGCAGGTTGGGATCAATACTATGGCTACGGCTTGGTTGATGCGAATGCGGCTCTCTTGACGGTCGGGAACAATCCACCAGTGGCTGCATTCTCCGGTACACCGACCTCGGGCTATGCTCCGCTGGCGGTAACCTTCACCGACGCCTCGACCAACGGCCCGACAAGCTGGAGTTGGGATTTCGGTGACGGCGGCACGTCGACACTCCAGAATCCGTCGCACACTTACACCACCGCGGGCACCTACACGGTCTCGCTGACTGCGACCAATGCCTACGGCTCGGATAGTGAGGTCAAGGTCGGTTACATTACAGTTACGAACCCGCCGACGAACCCGCCGGTAGCCGCCTTCTCTGGCACGCCGACCTCGGGTACGATCCCGTTGACGGTGGTTTTCACGGATGCCTCGACCAACGGCCCGACAAGCTGGAGCTGGGATTTCGGCGATGGTGGCACGTCGACTCTGCAGAATCCTTCTCATACCTACACAACGGCCGGCACCTACACGGTAACGCTCACGGCGACCAACGCGTATGGTTCTGATGTCGAGACCAAGCTGAACTATATCACGGTCACATCGGCACCTGCCTGGACGGTCATCACGTACGACGACTTCGAGGCCGGAATGGGCAGCTATAGGGATGGAGGTGCCGACATGGCGCGTTACACCGGCGCAACCTATGCGCATCAGGGCATAGCAGCGGCGGATATCCAGGATAATTCCGGTGTCGCATCTTCTTTCTATCATACACTCGGGTACAACGTCACCGGTTATGCGACGCTTGAGGTGGAGTTTTGGTTCAGGGCAGTAAGCATGGAGAGCGGCGAAGACTTCTGGGTACAGTTCTTCGACGGTTCCGTGTGGCGGACTGTGGCGGCGCTTCGTTCAGGTACAGAGTTCGTGAACGGATACTTCTACAACGTCATTGTCACGATTTCGAACAGCCAATACACGTTCCCTGCCAACGCAAAGCTGCGCTTCATGTGCGATGCCAGCGCGAATGCCGATGACGTCTACATTGACGAGATCGAGTTCCGTGGCTCCACCGCAGCCGGAGGGGCGGCCTTGCAGATGACTCAGGGGCAGGAGCAGAGCCTTCCGGATGGGTTCACCCTATCACAAAACTATCCAAACCCCTTCAACCCGACCACCGACATTTCCTTCACGCTGCCGGCGCCCGGCAACGTGCTCCTGGAAGTGTACAACCTGCTCGGTCAGCGCGTGACGGTTCTTGCCGATGGTTCGTATGGACCAGGCCAGCACGTGGTAACCTGGAATGGTCGGAACGATGCGGGTGTCACCGTGTCGTCGGGGGTCTATTTCTACCGCATGGTATTTGGTGAGCGTGTTGAGACGAAGAAGATGCTGATGCTCAAGTAA
- a CDS encoding Glu/Leu/Phe/Val dehydrogenase: MESKGFNPFAMAQAQFDKAADILSLDQATRDLLRNPMREYQFNIPVRMDDGNVKVFRGFRVQHSDARGPCKGGIRFHPQETIDTVRALAMWMTWKCSAVEIPLGGGKGGVICDPHNLSMREQELICRGWVRQLSRDIGPLIDVPAPDVMTNAQHMLWMLDEFETIHRAKLPGLITGKPVGMGGSLGRTEATGYGVVYTVREALKELGLKPESTVAAVQGFGNVAQYAVKLYQHLGGKVICVSCWDQHDQVSYTFKKTDGVDVDALMAITDRFGGIDKNKARDLGYEILPAAAWLEQDVDILFPCAIENQITAENVGKISRRVRLIAEGANGPTTPEADKVIQERGIFMIPDFLANAGGVTCSYFEQVQSNMNYFWEKDEVLSKLDVKMTSAFQAISELARKRKLYMRDAAYVIAVSRVAQAAKDRGWV; encoded by the coding sequence ATGGAAAGCAAAGGGTTCAACCCGTTTGCAATGGCGCAAGCCCAGTTCGACAAAGCGGCTGATATACTCTCGCTCGATCAGGCCACCCGGGACCTGCTTCGCAACCCCATGCGGGAATATCAGTTCAATATCCCGGTAAGGATGGACGACGGCAATGTGAAAGTGTTCCGCGGTTTCCGCGTGCAGCACAGCGATGCCCGCGGTCCGTGCAAGGGTGGGATTCGCTTCCACCCGCAAGAGACTATAGATACGGTGCGGGCGTTGGCCATGTGGATGACCTGGAAATGCTCGGCAGTCGAGATTCCGCTCGGGGGCGGCAAAGGGGGCGTGATCTGCGACCCACATAACCTGAGCATGCGCGAGCAGGAACTGATCTGCCGGGGCTGGGTGCGCCAGTTGTCGCGCGATATCGGCCCGCTCATCGATGTCCCGGCGCCGGATGTCATGACCAATGCGCAGCACATGCTCTGGATGCTCGACGAGTTCGAGACAATTCATCGGGCAAAGTTGCCGGGTCTCATTACCGGCAAGCCGGTCGGTATGGGAGGCTCGCTCGGACGCACGGAAGCGACCGGATATGGCGTTGTCTACACGGTCCGCGAGGCTCTCAAGGAACTGGGGCTGAAGCCCGAGAGCACGGTTGCGGCCGTGCAGGGGTTCGGGAACGTTGCCCAGTATGCGGTCAAGCTGTACCAGCATCTGGGGGGTAAGGTCATCTGTGTCTCCTGTTGGGACCAACATGACCAGGTTTCCTACACGTTCAAGAAAACTGATGGAGTCGATGTTGACGCTCTCATGGCGATCACCGATCGCTTTGGCGGTATCGACAAGAATAAGGCGCGGGACCTTGGGTACGAGATACTGCCGGCCGCGGCCTGGCTCGAACAGGATGTGGACATCCTCTTCCCCTGCGCGATCGAAAACCAGATCACCGCTGAGAATGTTGGCAAGATCAGTCGTCGTGTGCGTCTCATCGCCGAAGGGGCAAACGGCCCGACAACGCCTGAGGCGGACAAGGTGATCCAGGAACGCGGAATTTTCATGATCCCCGATTTTCTGGCCAATGCCGGCGGTGTCACCTGCAGCTACTTCGAGCAGGTGCAGAGTAACATGAACTATTTCTGGGAGAAGGACGAAGTGCTGAGCAAACTGGACGTTAAGATGACCTCGGCGTTCCAGGCGATCAGCGAGCTGGCGCGCAAGCGCAAGCTCTACATGCGGGATGCGGCATACGTGATCGCGGTCAGTCGCGTGGCCCAGGCTGCCAAGGACCGAGGCTGGGTCTGA